From a single Silene latifolia isolate original U9 population chromosome 6, ASM4854445v1, whole genome shotgun sequence genomic region:
- the LOC141587933 gene encoding uncharacterized protein LOC141587933, translating into MSSRLREHESGYEKQKKRKRIEELNQSKKGALDKFFLNPSHSTPLNETTSCDENFDNFNLFVEEGIIGENYENNDGQSDGGNTDNHVVSDTETQKVTHYMEKFGFDIFDPRNWDALDSKMVDVIVEEGLRRDMPIDQGPKDDLNRFFSFTSYTRILPNGEKCDRDWLVYSKELDKVFCFYCKGFSKGCARRGRLAMEGFDSWVHLSGRLKEHESSLQHIQNMTTWYDLCLRLRNNQTIDSINQSQIKKKKKHWNQVLLRIISIVKFLAKHNLAFRGYKERLYEGSNGNFLGLIEMFSEFDPIVQEHVRRITNHDTHVHYLGHRIQNELILLLASQIKSEIIRKVKQVKYLSVILDCTPDSSHQEKMTMILRYVDVSLKCVTIEESFLGFLNVDDTTGQGLSDVLQVELKNMGLDIDDIRGQGYDNGSNKKEKHRGV; encoded by the coding sequence ATGTCTTCTAGACTTAGGGAACACGAATCTGGGTATgaaaagcaaaaaaaaaggaaaaggattGAAGAATTGAATCAATCTAAAAAAGGGGCTCTTGATAAATTTTTTTTGAATCCATCTCATAGTACCCCTTTAAATGAGACGACTAGTTGTGATGAGAATTTTGATAATTTCAACCTCTTTGTTGAAGAAGGTATCATAGGGGAAAATTACGAAAATAATGATGGTCAAAGTGATGGTGGTAATACTGATAATCATGTTGTAAGTGATACTGAAACTCAAAAGGTTACCCATTATATGGAAAAATTTGGATTTGATATATTTGACCCTAGAAATTGGGATGCTCTAGATTCTAAGATGGTTGATGTTATAGTTGAGGAGGGCCTTAGAAGGGATATGCCTATTGATCAAGGTCCGAAGGATGATTTAAATAGATTTTTCTCATTCACTTCTTATACTAGAATTTTACCGAATGGAGAAAAATGTGACAGAGATTGGCTTGTTTATTCAAAGGAACTTGATAAAGTCTTCTGTTTTTATTGTAAGGGTTTTAGTAAAGGTTGTGCAAGAAGAGGTAGATTAGCGATGGAAGGTTTCGATAGTTGGGTACATCTTAGTGGTAGGCTTAAAGAACATGAATCAAGTTTACAGCATATTCAAAATATGACCACATGGTATGATTTGTGTCTGAGACTTCGGAATAATCAAACAATTGATAGTATAAATCAATCtcaaattaaaaagaaaaagaagcacTGGAATCAAGTTTTATTGAGAATAATTTCAATTGTGAAGTTTCTTGCTAAGCATAATTTAGCATTTCGAGGTTACAAGGAGCGTTTGTACGAGGGTAGTAATGGAAACTTTTTGGGTTTAATAGAAATGTTTTCTGAGTTTGATCCTATTGTTCAAGAGCATGTTCGAAGAATCACAAATCATGATACTCATGTTCACTATCTTGGTCACAGAATCCAAAATGAATTAATCCTTTTGCTTGCCTCTCAAATTAAATCTGAAATCATAAGAAAAGTAAAACAAGTAAAGTATTTATCTGTGATACTTGATTGTACTCCTGATAGCAGCCATCAAGAAAAAATGACTATGATATTAAGATATGTTGACGTTTCTTTAAAATGTGTTACCATCGAGGAATCGTTTCTGGGATTTTTGAATGTTGATGATACAACAGGTCAGGGCCTTTCTGATGTTCTCCAGGTTGAACTAAAAAATATGGGTCTTGACATAGATGATATAAGGGGGCAAGGTTATGATAATGGCTCAAATAAGAAAGAGAAGCACCGAGGAGTTTAA